Within the Periophthalmus magnuspinnatus isolate fPerMag1 chromosome 7, fPerMag1.2.pri, whole genome shotgun sequence genome, the region AATGGCGCAAAAGACTATACCTGTGGAAAAGTAACAGATATTACAAATTCAATAGAGGATAGAAATGGAACTTTTTCTTGCATGTGAAAATAAGGTGTGCTAAAGGAGGGGGGAGCGAGTAAGGGTGTGTTGGAGTACAAACACGTGAGTTGTTCAAAGTGAGAGTATGGTATGTAACAGTTGTGAATTAATAAACAATACCATGAAACTGGACAGGCAGGTTTTGTGATTGTTCATAGCATGCATGTGGAGTATATCTCTGGGTGtgattttacatatatattacaCAACTACAGTGGGTTAGAACtgaggaaaaaatacaaacaaacatttgatcatattatttaaattatttaagaCAATTTGCGTGTACAATTTACCAATATATTGAGCACTTTTTGCAAACAGTTTGAATTGCAAACTACAATTGAACTTTCACTAATTTAACCTttaatttttcaagtttttatcTTTTTGCCAAAATAGACAGTCTTGCCTGTTATATTGAATTACCAAATTGAGTAAAAGTGCAAAAGCATGATTGGAATCCGACCCTGACGCACATCACATGCAAAGTCTTTAAATGCTTCAAAACTCTGAAAGTCACTGCTTTGGGCCTTTCATGTGACTGGCTTACATCACATGAGCCTAAGCCCCCAGTACAATTATCAGCTGCCACTTTTCACCATAGACCAGAGTTTATTTCAGACTTAGACACACTCACCTCCCCAAGAACTGGACCTCCCCGCGATGGTGGTGTGGGATAGACTTGTAGCGCCCCTGGTCTCCTTGTGGACGGCTCACTGTGTAATTGGCGTAATGCACCCTGTACAAACAAAGTTACTCCATGTCAATCCATACAGCACACAGTAAGCTTTGAATGGCAACATGTTTTTAGTAAACAGTTATCTCAAAGATATGCGTACTGTTAAATTCCAAATGTTCTCCCATGATATAATCTAAagagaaaacacagaggaatacAATACTAATCATTATAGtaaaatgcaaacacagcttAATGAATTACAGCTGCCTTGGAGCCTTATGGTTGGACAATGATGCAGTGTGCCAAAGACAAATAGAGAGGAAAAAAGCATTATTTCTCAACCGGCCAAACCCAGTAGTTTGCAAACTGTTGTCAAGGTAACATTGGTTGAGATAGTTCTCTCTAATGACACTAAAAACCTGGCAAACAAGTGTGATCATAGGTAAACTTTAGAGTTACACGCCAAATAAATATTTGCCTTTCtttaaatgaactgtatgtagtctgctctcttacagttttaaataaggtcttacaatcacaactaaaccagtGCCTTAGCGTGCATGTAGAGAGCACAAgtaagtttttctcattctcagtatttggacaggccatgcctcaccTGAAAgttcaaaacctccagaattcagtcactgagctgcagaggctgcactagcacttaTTAAGGATTGGCTGCACGTTCTGGGGTTCAAATAATGGGAATTCAGATCTGAGacttgtttttgtcttaaacCAACTGTCAGTGTTGAAACTGGTAACCCAAATGAGGGATTCATTTTAGTCCCCAGAAAGCCAAATATTTCCTGTTGTTGTATTTGCTTGATGGGTTGATGTGCAGATCTCActaaagtcaatgacaccaatACAGTCACATGGTTGGTGTGGGTCAATGACTCTTTATGTCAGTTCTTCCTCACCTGTTCCATAGGTCATCGTCCTCTCCTCCCCAGCCCCAGAATGCATTAGGAAATCCATTAATCTTTTTGAACTGCTTCACCATGAGGCCACTGACACCACCGAAGAATTCATTATACGGAAGCCTTGGAGGGACAGTGACATTAAACATTACAGATTAAGGAAAGAGATACTTATAAATCTCAAAGCGGGCAGGAGGGAAGCACTTACATGTAGGAGTACTTGTCCAAATGTACTGCAAAGTGCCGGGGCATGCCAGTGCAGCCATAGTAGTTTCTGTCATTCTCCATGAGGTGGTCTACGTCATGAAAGATCAGACAATCCCAGTCGAAGTCCTTCATGGCCTCCTTATAGCCAACGTTAAACAACATAGCTCTGTTGAATGGCTCTGTGCCCCCCTGGGGGAAAAATAATATTGAGGTTAATATTTAGTATATATAAATTATGCatgttgtaatttttttttttttacaattctcTGAAAATTCGCAAATTTTGTGTTCACATAATAAAAACCTGACCCATTAAAATCTTGTGTGTAAAAttgaatgtttaaaaaaaaaaaaaaaaaaagagattattACTATATTATGGTAACTCTCTTTTTGCATCTTTGGGCTTTAGGCAGGGTACATCCTAAAAAGTAGCCAGTTGCATGGTTCCACATTTGCTCAGTGAATGCATTTTAGATGCACAGATTATTTTAACCACAGAATTGTTATAAGCTGCTGATAAGATGCTATACATAACCAACACATtgttttgtgcatgtatttttcaagatattagAAACAACAGTATTATGTGAAaatgagttgttttgttttttagaggGTATGTACCTGCTCTATTACATAAAAGGCAAATTGGAGTCTTTGTTTTTGCAGCACGGGCACCAGGTGTCTCAGGAGGATGGGTAAGTGTTCGTGACGATTTCTAAATGGAACTAGAATTGCCacctaaaaacaacaacacaaaaacacagaattcaTGATATTGTTGAAAGTATAGAAAGATGAAAGCAGGGGTATAGGTATACATCAATTATGAATAGAAGGTTACATAGCAGAAAATTAAGCAACATTTGGATGTTGAAGAAAGGTAATAATTGACACTGCTCCAGGATACTGtgtacataaaaacacactcacAGCCCTTGGCATTTGCAGAATAAATGAGATGGATAAACATATGTTTCTTATTCAGAAGtcctaaataaaaaatgttcctTACGTTGTATCACTTcaactgctattactacaaACCTTAAATTCATATTGTGTTTAGATGGAATATTCATCTACAGTATCCAAATTCTATTAATCTTTATTTAGCAGGAGTCGTGCTTTTGGGCATAAAAACATTGTAGTGAACAAATACATGCATGTGACATGGCACTCTTGTAATAAGTTTATAATATTTGAtaaattacattacacaaaattagaGGTGGGCGATatggacaaaaatgtatatatcgATGTTTGATGTATATCATGATATCTTTTAATGTGATATCTTTCCCTATAGGCTGATGATACAAAAtgtagaaatgtaaatgtgaaacTTGCTTTGGTGATGTCTGttcctgaataaaaaaaaaatccaatataaaataatagtattttaaaTAACAGCTTACTTGCCCTCAGTTATAGCCTATTAGGGCTGGGTTTAATTTAAAGCAGCGCAGTATACAGCGTAGCCATATGTTAGTAGCCCCTGAAAACTCAGGGGCTGCTAACATATCCCTGTGGGTCCTGGTGGACAGTATTAGTCCAGACTCTGAGAGCAGGACATGCAGATGGAGCAGCCTGTGACACAGGCAACCATCAGGCTGCAGCTCTGTGCTCTATGTGATGGGAGGAGTCAGGGAAACAAACAGGCTGAGCATCGACTCTTTTTTCATAGGATTACATTATATCAATATTTACGATATGGCCAAGTTTATATCTTGTGCAAAATTATATCgatacattttaatatcaatatTGCCCAGCTCTACTCAAAATGACCTACaatgtgtttattattagtatctACATTGAGTATTCATGACTTTCTTACTTTCCATCGAGGTAAACAGTCCTGGGGCTTCCAGTACCCTCCCATGGTTATTCCAGGCTGTACCTCCAGCAGCGACCTCTCCACATCCTCCAAAGACACCTCGCTCATGTTCACTTCAAGCCTACCCGCTgggagagaaaaacaaacagtagAAATTACAATAGGCCTCACTGCCTGTGCATAGTAAAAGAAGCGAGCCACAACTAATTGCCCTGGCACATAAATCGCCAATCCATTAGTTGCAATAACCCCATTTTGCATGCATTTTAAGTGTAATAATGCATCTGGACCATTAAAATGATGTGTCATTAGAAGGGGCACCTCAATAAATCCCACAAAGCAATCTTGTTAGTGTGgtttaaacacttaaacattagCCACAAGTGCGATGTCGAAAGctaaactgtaaaaatgtactcactCATAGAGGGCAGTCGCTCAGGGCAGAGCTGTGATGAGAGATAAGTGAAGCCCTCTGGAAGGTATGTGGTGGGCGGAGCATCACTGTCACTCATGTTAAAGTCATAGGAGTAGTCTAGAATATGGCATCAATAGAAATGCATTAGTCACACTGAAGTtacaaaatgtgtgaatgtggatGGGATTATATCTTACCTGTGCCATTGCTGTAGGTGCCCCTCACCACCTGCTCCAGGACCTGAGCTCCGATGTTCTTCACGTTCTCCCTGATCTGGATCCCTCTGGCTTGGACCATGAACACATACTCATTCACTGTGGACATAAAGACAACAGGGGGCGATGTTTAGAGACAGCAGATGACAATTACAAGCACCAatattaataatgcattggagTCATACAGCGCCTTTTCTGTTATCTTGCCACTATAAACAAACAAGTGGTGGAAAACTAAAACTTGATTGGCTAAAATAGCAATGACCAACAGGAAGTCTTAATCTAAATACATTTGGGCACAAAAGACGTATTAGAAGAAGTAGTATTCTGCACAACAGCTTCTGGCTATGCATAATTGTAAATAATTATTTGTACAAACACAGCCTCATCTGAATGCTTTACAATTGTAACTAAAGTGCCATTTTCTCTGTCCTAATTCTTGGTCTTTATAGAAAATGAATAATCCATATGGTGGGATGAGATAAGCGGTCGAGTGCTCACAGCGGTTAAAGCCTGTCCACCTGATCTGCCCTGGTATTTAATGAGGGCTTCCCTTCCTCACACCAGGAGCTGACATCAGTCCTGTGACAGGAATGTTAATCAGTGATGAGAGGAGCGGGAAGTCTGCAGGAAGGAAATTTTTGGCCATTTAATAAATAACTGACTCACATTGACCTACACATTAAACATTGGAGAACTTATTTTCAGAGTTAAAATTGAATGATGAGGAAAAATGGAACTGTTGTAAAAGTGACAAACTTGCCAGTGTCCCGAGTGTGTCATGCCTAAAGCTCATAATTGGTGGGATAGGTTCAGCCAACTGTCACCAATAGTTATGGTAGTGGTGGTGTGAACAATATCAGTGTTTTACAGATATTCCTTGAATACTCATAGGACAGATCCAGagtaaaattatcaaaatctCTGCTAAGTTGTCACCCGCAAACAGGACAAAGTTAAGATCAGTCCTTTTGCTTTAATTTCCGTGTCTAACCTTTGTTGCTTGTTTACACGCAATAACCACAAAACCATACAGAGATGTGCGATCATGTGACACACTTTTTCCTCATTTGTAATCTATTTGCATGGGAATCCTTATAAGAAACTTTGCCAGCTTCTCTTTGCATGTATGTCTCTGATTCCCTCCTATGACATGCATGAGCCGACCCGACCAGTCTGCAGAGAATTTCAGTGTATAGGAACAAAGAGGAGGGATGTGGTCCAACCGTGAGTCACCCTGATACTCCAGACACCTACTGTGTCTCTCACTACATGCCAGTTCAAGGAAAAGCCACACGACTACGTTAGAAAAATGAGCCGGTTCAGAGTAAAAGTAACCAGAGACTCGGAAATGTATAGGGCCTcattctctctgcttctattggTAGAAACTGTGGACTCATTTGACTTCACCTTTCACCAGGGtagatagagtagccaaaatttGTATGAAAGTAAGAATAatgttaactttaaaataatattgctcgagtaaaaagaaaaagaaaaaagtagtaACCCAATAAACTACTCATGTAAGGGTAAAAAATATTTGGAGAAACCACTAATTGTATTTAACATCTGATCATGCATTAGTGTAATCTGACAGACAAAACATTCAATAATACACAGATTCTGGTATTCCCAAAAAATTGAcatagaaatgacaaaaaaaaaaacaatatgaagCCTACGCATGAGGAAGCGCATTGGTGCAGTTCTGCGTGATTTACACCAGCTCTTCAGATCAGATCCAATCCATGCACACGTACACGTCACATAAAGATTAAACAACAAAGAGCACCACAACCAAAGTTATTCAGCTAAGACCTAAAAAGTATTATAATTTATACCAATGACAGGCCACAAAAATGTCACAAGTCGTATTTCATGGATCCATATAAAACCAATATATGAATCATAGCTCATGAGCTGAATTGTTTGCTGTGGAGTGAGACCAGAAAATTACAACTGTATTTGCAAATCCAAAAGTCAACAGTCTGAATCCATCTGAATCCATCTTTTGTTCTGCATCATCACACAATATTATCGgctaattcatttatttagcaTCTTTAGCAGCCACGCCTGCGTGCATGGACCTATATGCCTTGCAAACACAACTAAGCTAGCAATGCACTGGATGCCATTAGCAAATGCATTACTTTCCCATCACATTATTCTTGTTTTAACGCAAAGTGCCTCGCTTGCAGGGCAACTCCTACAGGCTATATGTGCTAACTGAAATCAATGTTCTCATTTTATCTCAAATATTATGTACTGTAGCTTGAAGCAGGGCAGCACAGGATATTAAAGGAAAAAAGATAGGCCTAGCGGTGGTTCAAGTCTATGGTATCACCTCAGAAAATAATTCTCTCTCAAAGCAGAAATGCACTGCAGTCAGTACAAAAGGAGAACCAAGTGAGACTAAACAATTGGCTAAACTCAACAAAATTGGCTAAATTCAAAGAAAAAGAAttgatacatacatacatacatacatacatacatacatacatacatacatacatacatacatacatacatacatacatacatacatacatacatacatacatacatacatacatacatacatacatacatacatacatacatacatacatacatacatacatacatacatacatacatacatacatacatacatacatacatacatacatacatacatacatacatacatacatacatacatacatacatacatacatacatacatacatacatacatacatacatacatacatacatacatacatacatacatacatacatacatacatacatacatacatacatacatacatacatacatacatacatacatacatacatacatacatacatacatacatacatacatacatacatacatacatacatacatacatacatacatacatacatacatacatacatacatacatacatacatacatacatacatacatacatacatacatacatacatacatacatacatacatacatacatacatacatacatacatacatacatacatacatacatacatacatacatacatacatacatacatacatacatacatacatacatacatacatacatacatacatacatacatacatacatacatacatacatacatacatacatacatacatacatacatacatacatacatacatacatacatacatacatacatacatacatacatacatacatacatacatacatacatacatacatacatacatacatacatacatacatacatacatacatacatacatacatacatacatacatacatacatacatacatacatacatacatacatacatacatacatacatacatacatacatacatacatacatacatacatacatacatacatacatacatacatacatacatacatacatacatacatacatacatacatacatacatacatacatacatacatacatacatacatacatacatacatacatacatacatacatacatacatacatacatacatacatacatacatacatacatacatacatacatacatacatacatacatacatacatacatacatacatacatacatacatacatacatacatacatacatacatacatacatacatacatacatacatacatacatacatacatacatacatacatacatacatacatacatacatacatacatacatacatacatacatacatacatacatacatacatacatacatacatacatacatacatacatacatacatacatacatacatacatacatacatacatacatacatacatacatacatacatacatacatacatacatacatacatacatacatacatacatacatacatacatacatacatacatacatacatacatacatacatacatacatacatacatacatacatacatacatacatacatacatacatacatacatacatacatacatacatacatacatacatacatacatacatacatacatacatacatacatacatacatacatacatacatacatacatacatacatacatacatacatacatacatacatacatacatacatacatacatacatacatacatacatacataactaTTTGTCACAGTAAAAGCCCTCCAAAAAAAAAGCCATGTATTTAAAAGGGACTACCTGAAAGACTGCCTGGGTATATTACTTGCTTGTTGAACATTGATATGGGAACTTATAATACGagatctcatgattgtataAGTCTAAAAACCAGATGCAACACAAATGAAATGAGAAGAATaggttttggttattttacttcCCCTTATTCGATCAGTTAAAAAGCTTGTTTGATTCATTATTGCAGACCTCATACATATTCAGAAACTATATATAAGCAACATTTATATTctacttgaaaaaaaatgtcagaACAACAGAAGACATTTAATAGGCTGCTTCTACCTCTCCTCTCAGCTACAAAACTCTAAAACATAACAGATACAATACAGCATTTATCTACTGTAGCAAAACCAAGAAACCCACAGCAATTTAATGTAAGTCCATTATCATAATGACAACCAGCTCTGAATACATACACGCTAACATCTTTACTGTGGGCCAATGCATTACTACTCCATATATATCCCACTACCCCCACTCCAGCCATCACGCCTGACGGAAGACCTTGAACGACCTTGTCCTCCTCAATAGGACAGGCTGTGCTCATGCCAAGTCCAGCCCAcctcctctcttcactctctcttcctctctctctctctacatacCTTCTGCCTCTTCCAGTTTATCTGTTCTCCTCCTATCTCCCCTCTTCATCTCATTGTGTCACTGTCGAGGTAATGTGGTTTGTATCATTTGTGTCAAGTCCGTTTGGGGCTAACTAAATAAAGTGCATGATGGATAGCAGGCTGACATACGCAGACACAGTAGAAACGCACTATAAGCTAGTGCACTGTATAAAGACGGTATATACCAAAGCTTGTATGGCTCTGTCAAAAATGTCACAGACAGACTTATAAATACTGAGTGGTATTGACATAGTTTATTTTCACTTATCAACACATGGGAGTATAGGAATGTATAGGGCCCAGGACGCCAGGGTCTGcagaattcaaaataaatgttacattccAAAAGACTTAACATTATGTTACCCATATCAGTAAATTCTTACTTTGAAGTAGTGCAAGTAGTACTCTAGTCTATAGtgcaacataaataataattactgaaattaaaattagGGATTGTCCTGGCTGTGGATTTAAACATGCCATTCATTTGCACGCAACATGAGCCAAAATAGTGTTGACCTATTCCTGCCTGCAGTGGCAATtctatttatgtttttctctAACCAATATATAGTTTCATTTCTGACCATGTTTCGCCCCAATTTAGGTCTGATATAGTCCAGGTTAAGATCTGGTGATACTTGGAAAGCTTATATTATCTTGAAGCTTAAGaaactcacattttaaaacatgaagcCTCACTCAAGGACATCACAGTTGATCTTTGACCTCTTAATCATGCCAGAGACCTCCCTCGCAGCTAAAACACTGGACTTTCTCTCCTGTGTTTTACACATGAGGGTGCTTTCCCCTTAGATAGAACCTAAACACCCCAATCACATTTTGAGGGACACACCAAAAGCCCCTGACCGCAGCTGCTGCAGTGGTGTAGGCCTCAAAAAGGAAACGCAATTAACTCACATTGATAGCTCAGCAGTGGGAGGCGATTTCTGCTTTTCTGCTGGCTCCCTGATAAGCACTATACCAGcactttcccctcctctccactATACCTCTCCACAAATGCCttctacagtacagtacacgcTCTCTCAGACACACGTGCACGCGCCCCCCTTACACACACCCGCATAGCTTTCAGGCATTAAAGCTGTCACTCTggcagaaacacatttttagcaCCAATGCATATCGGTGACACTCATATCTGCACGTGGATACAATTATGAGCGAGGAAGTGGGGCAAGCATGCAAATGAAGGTATAGTAAGTATGCCAACTTTTAAGATAAATAGATGTCCCTATCCAAGAAATAAAGACCCAAAATTAGCCTAGCGCAGCCCATTTGAATCCCTTATTGGAAAGTAAACACCTGATTACTCAAAGCATTAGCACTAAATCCTCACAATTAGCGAATACAATGACCCTAATTCCACATAATTGACAAAGCAAACGTGCAGAGTTAAAGATTTTCAATTTGAGTTgcctttttttttaaggtaGGCATGTGAAATATGCGTGGTGCTGCTGGATCATTATTGGACTTCATCTGTACAGGAACAGAGCCTCTACCTCTCGTGACCCTGGGTAAGTGATGCCGAGGAGGCCCTGAGGCGTGGAAGATCGATACAAACGCACGCACGCAGCATCTGGTCTGTCAATACTAAAACATGCGGTCAGTAATGCCATATGTGTTAGTCAGTGCCAATAAATCTCTCTTTTATGATAATATGAACAGCAAGTGATGTAGGACAAGGAAAGGGCTAAGATTGGTATTCATGAGGGTGCTTCAAAggattacaaaaaaaaccaaaaaacacattgtcAAATATACTGACATTTTGTGAGTTTGTATCCTTGAACAATGCTGTATATGAGTGGACCACATTGCTTTTGTGATGCACTTCCTGTCTGGAAATAAGTGCAACAGTTTGTGGTTTGACCAAAATCTAAAACCAAAGAAAAGCTCACATGTTCACATCTAAGTTTGATTCAGGTTTACGGCTAGGCAATATAACCAAAGGTATAATCATtactttttttcctcatattgaaTAATCTCGATTTATTTCTTGTCTTGTGTAAAAAGAAGTAAATGTGGCCTTCAATGTCAATTTCCTAAACATAAACAATGCAGAGATTTTTGTTCCTCCTAAGACTGAACTCCGAATGACACAcgtttactgacagaggattggctgtagatcaCTCTATTAAAAACACCAAAGCAGATCATTGACAAAGGAATGACTGAAggaattgcacagccctataaAAGAACAATTGCATGCACTTTCTGAGTGTCTGTGGTATAGCTCAATCTTTTTTATGTCATGTGAGGAGAGTATTCAAAGCCAAGCCTTTTTTCTCTTGTCACCAGGTTAGTCATTGTTTGGAATGCAGCGACTGCTGAGTAAGGAGTTTGGCTGAGATTAGGACAATAAACCTATTGTTATGTGACTTTGCCTGGATGTGATAAAACAATTAAAGTTTGAACACAAAGACCAAGCTAAAGTGTATCCacaaaaaactattattttagcACCATTCAAATCAACTTTCTCAAATGACCATAATCACTCCTAGGTTTGTCTGATGACTGATGTCACAAACTCTTTCATAACCACAAGTTAGCACTTCCTGCTTGACTTGGGTCCAgtcattctctttctctttgtcattACTTGTCTTTCCTGTGTCCGTTTCCcccactcctcttctcctgaCCTGTTGTATGCAAGCGGCACTGTACTGTCCCAAGAGCACACTCAGTGCACACTGTAGGGTCTATCCACTCTTACTGTGCAAGAGCA harbors:
- the b4galt5 gene encoding beta-1,4-galactosyltransferase 5, which produces MVQARGIQIRENVKNIGAQVLEQVVRGTYSNGTDYSYDFNMSDSDAPPTTYLPEGFTYLSSQLCPERLPSMTGRLEVNMSEVSLEDVERSLLEVQPGITMGGYWKPQDCLPRWKVAILVPFRNRHEHLPILLRHLVPVLQKQRLQFAFYVIEQGGTEPFNRAMLFNVGYKEAMKDFDWDCLIFHDVDHLMENDRNYYGCTGMPRHFAVHLDKYSYMLPYNEFFGGVSGLMVKQFKKINGFPNAFWGWGGEDDDLWNRVHYANYTVSRPQGDQGRYKSIPHHHRGEVQFLGRYSLLRHSKERQKVDGLNNLNYSPLVSRRPLYTNITVSLSRKLAPVADY